The genomic interval CTGCGCAAGGACCGGGTCGAGCACGAACATTTCCGTACGCCGACGGTCCTGCCCGTGCTGGGCGCGATCACCGCGATCATCCTGGCCAGCCCGCTGGCGGACCGCCCGGCGGACGTCTACATCCGGGCGGGCGTGCTGCTGCTGATCGGCATCGGTCTGTGGGGGCTCAACAAGGTGGTTATAAAGGCACGCGGGGAGGAGTGAGGGGGCTGAGGTAGGGGCCTGCGGCGCTTTGTTCCTCTACCCGCCCCTTCCCGATGCTCCAGACTGACACTTCTGGAGTGATCAGCCCATGGTGGCATCCTCGCGGTCCATTGGTGGCTCCTTCGTCAGGGGGACGGTGCAGTCCATTTCGGCCCGCCGCAGACGTCGTCCACCGGCCAACTTGTTCAGTCGCACGATCTGTCGGGGGCCCTAGCCCAATGGCAGTCCGAGACCTTCGACGGCGCGCCGCTGCGGACCCATTCAGCGCGCAAATAGTGCAGCGTCACCGTGATGGCCGCCGCGGCGGCCACCCTGCCGATGGTCACCATCCGGCAGCCGCATATCCAAGCCGCCGTAACAGCGCCGAATGCGGCGACGGAGCCGGTGCGCATCAGCGGTCGCCCGCCGATGGGGCGGGCGACCGCTCTCATCCTTCTCGCCGTCGAGCGGCCGCCCGGCGGACGACTCCGTTACGCGGAGGGGATCACTCGTCTCAGTTCAATCACCCGTCCTGGGTGGGTAAGCCACACTTCCTGACCGCGCGGACTGACGGTCAGTCCGAATGCGTCAGCGGTCGGCGAGCCGAGACCCACGTAATCCTGGTACGCCGTCTCGATGTCCCACCACAGGTCTCGCTCGCCGTACTGCCACGCCTCGCCGGCCTCGGCACAGGCGCCCGAACCTGCCTGGTCCATCAGCCACACGGTGATCGTGCCGTCCTCTTCGGCGTGGACCATCGAGACGCCGGGCACCCGAGCGCCCGCGTAGATGGAGAAGCCGACGGTGAGCAGGAGCCGAGGGTCAATGTTGGTGTCACTGCGGCGGCCCGGTCCTTCGGCCAGCGGTGGGCGTGCGGGGGCTCGGTGAGATCTCATCGGCATGTACGACACACCGCCCCGGAATGGGCCTGACGCGATGCCTCCCTCCTGGATCGACAGCTGGACGATCGCGCCGCTCCAGAACTCCCCTGTCGTAGGCGCGACCAGAACGCCGCCCGGTTTCACCTGCCGCACCAACTCATGCGGTACGCGGCGCAGTGCGCACGTGGAGATGAGCCGGTCGTACGGCGCTTCGTCCGCATAGCCGTGCTCGCCGTCGGCCACCACCACCGTGGGCGCATAGCCCAGGGCCGCCAGGTTGTCCTTCGCCTGGTGAGCCAGAGGCGGGTCGATCTCCAGGCTGAAGACGTGCTCGTCGCCCAGGCGCTCGGAGAGAAGCGCCGCGACGTAACCGGTAGCGGTGCCGATCGCCAGCACCTTGGTGCCGTCCTCCACATTCAGGTGCTGAAGCATGGTGGCGACCATCCCGGGGTGGCTGTTGGAGGACGTGGCCACCCCGGGACCGTCGGCCGCCCCGTCGTCGATCTGGGTCACCACCGGCTCGTTGCTGTAGACGAGCTGCCACCACTCAGCCTCCGTGCTGACCGGCTCGCACCGCTCCGGCTCCTGGCGCCAGACCGTCGGTGGGATGAAGCGGTGGCGAGGGACTCGCTCCCAGACCTCGCGCCAACGCTCGGACAAGAGGCCCTGCTTGGCCAGTAACTCGACGAGCGCGGCGTGCTGTGGGTGCACCTGCACGGTGCTGCCCACCGTCAGTCCCCCGCCTGGCTGGTGACCTTGGGCGGCGGTCCGTCAGGGGACGGCGGAGGGGGCGGTGGGGTCCATGGTTTGTCGGAGGGCGGGCCAGCGTGCTTACCGTCATCGGACATGTGACTCTCCCGGTTCGATGTGATGGGTGAAGAGGCCTGCCTCGTCCGTCGACCTATCCAGGGCGTGGCAGCCGAGGCAGGAGTCAGGTGGCTCAGCTCGCAGGACTGCGGCCTGCCTCGCCGATCGGATTGTCGAGAGCCGGGGTGACACGCCAGAACGACGTCTGCACGGCCCGATAGCCGCGATGCCCTGGATTTAGGCCGGTGTGCTTGAGTGCCCAGATCTCAGCCGGCAGCCGCGAGCCGACAACACAAGCCGGGCTCTCCCCGCACGTCGTGCACTCCACGTCGTGCAACGGCTGCTGCGGTGCTCCGTCCTCCGTATCAGCGCCGAGGGTCCAGTCCGCGGCTCGAATGATCGCCTTGACGGTCACCGCGCCCCCTCGACGAGTCGCCGGTGGCCAAGGTCGATCAGCTCGGACACGGCATGAGGTGAGCACAGATCGCCGGCGCTCTTCAGGGGGACCGACCAATACGGGTCGCTCGTCTCCAGCGTGGTGCGGTCTGTACGCGGTACGCCGAGCCACGCCCCACCCCCTAGGCACCTGGCGAAGGGCGAGCGCCACGCCTCTGTAGTCCTTGGCGGCACCAGTGCGTAGAACCAGCGGTGCGGATCATGGATAACCGGGCCGTCGAGGACCTCTCCGAGGAATCCATCGATCACCGCCCAGTCGTTGCTACGTGCTGCGGCGCGCACCACCTCGGAAGGAATGCGCACGGCGTCGAACAGGCCGCCCACCCGAAGCATCGCGGGGGCGCCCGTGTCCCACTCCAACTGAGCTTCCTCCGGCGAGGGCAGTGTGCAAGCAAGCCAGTCGGCGGCACGCGTTCTCACCCCTTCCGTGCTCACGGTCGGCCCCCCAGGAGGCGTGAGGTGGCCCCGAGGGTGATGGCGCTCGGAAGACTGTCGAGCAATCGCGTCAACGTCGCGTGCAGACCGCGAGCTTCGACGAGGGAGAGGACAAGGTCGACGTCACCCTGCGGCTGGTCGAGGCGAAATAGAGCAAGCGGTAGCCGAACCTCGCCCGTTCCGCTGTCACTTGTCGCGGTTGCGGCTCGGCGCGGGGATGCGTGCCAGGCTTGGACGGTCATACGGCCCCCGATCGGCGGACTTTGATGGGCCGTCACCGTAGAGCCGTATCCGCCTGAGCAGGGGGACAGCCTGTCCCCCTGCCCCCAACGGACCCCCTACACGGCGGCTCTGATGCCGACCTTCTCGGCCAGTTGGTCGGCCGCAGGGCGCAGCGCGCGAGGAGCTGTCCGCCAAAGCTCGGCCGCCACCGTCCTCGCCGACGGGGTGTAGGCCACGGTTTCCTCGCCGATCTTGTGAGCGATCTCCATTACATGCAGAGCAGCGGTGCAGTCACCGCGCTGAAGATGACCGCGGGCGACCTCAACCCACAGCCGGGCGCGGCGCTCTGTCGACGGCATGATGTCCGGGTCGAGATCGTCAGCGAGAGCCAGTGC from Streptomyces spiramyceticus carries:
- a CDS encoding methyltransferase domain-containing protein, with translation MGSTVQVHPQHAALVELLAKQGLLSERWREVWERVPRHRFIPPTVWRQEPERCEPVSTEAEWWQLVYSNEPVVTQIDDGAADGPGVATSSNSHPGMVATMLQHLNVEDGTKVLAIGTATGYVAALLSERLGDEHVFSLEIDPPLAHQAKDNLAALGYAPTVVVADGEHGYADEAPYDRLISTCALRRVPHELVRQVKPGGVLVAPTTGEFWSGAIVQLSIQEGGIASGPFRGGVSYMPMRSHRAPARPPLAEGPGRRSDTNIDPRLLLTVGFSIYAGARVPGVSMVHAEEDGTITVWLMDQAGSGACAEAGEAWQYGERDLWWDIETAYQDYVGLGSPTADAFGLTVSPRGQEVWLTHPGRVIELRRVIPSA